A region from the Malus domestica chromosome 07, GDT2T_hap1 genome encodes:
- the LOC139187529 gene encoding uncharacterized protein, with protein sequence MLSTMGSRYVNNTHLSSRVSRLNLDWIDPDQSSDKESEAFQRAMELSDRYHAKSWLPARSIVMECLLARWSVDPSGEIMVLTRSCPWKLHLFELEEEMKIEPPIKYVVYEDDRKHWKVKAVTVGPDRFESRKALASQWRGLRDEELSKAAGIPGCVFVHMSGFVGGNQSYEGALAMAKASLKFD encoded by the exons ATGCTGTCCACAATGGGATCAAGATATGTGAATAACACACACTTGTCTTCACGGGTGAGCAggttgaatttggattggatAGATCCTGATCAATCATCTGACAAGGAGAGCGAAGCCTTTCAACGAGCAATGGAACTG aGTGACCGTTATCATGCAAAATCATGGTTACCAGCTCGGTCTATTGTGATGGAGTGTCTCTTAGCAAGATGGAGTGTTGATCCAAGTGGAGAAATCATGGTTTTGACTCGATCTTGCCCC TGGAAGCTACATTTATTTGAGCTTGAAGAGGAGATGAAGATTGAGCCTCCCATCAAATATGTTGTCTATGAG GATGATAGGAAACACTGGAAAGTTAAAGCGGTGACGGTTGGTCCTGATAGATTTGAGAGCCGGAAGGCTCTTGCATCACAGTGGCGAGGGCTTAGGGACGAGGAGCTCTCGAAGGCGGCTGGGATTCCCGGATGTGTTTTTGTCCACATGAGTGGATTTGTTGGTGGAAATCAAAGTTATGAAGGTGCTCTTGCCATGGCAAAAGCAAGTTTGAAGTTTGATTGA
- the LOC103410054 gene encoding protein RBL-like, with protein MNAPIIDPLQGDFPEVIEEYLEHGVMKCIAFNRRGTLLAAGCSDGNCIIWDFETRGIAKELRDKDCVAAITSVCWSKYGHCILVSAADKSLTLWDVVSGEKITRTVLQQTPLQARLHPGSPTPSLCLACPLSSAPIIVDLNTGSTVVLPVSIPDSNPGLTPLSRNKISEGTPPFSPTAACFNKHGDLVYAGNSKGEILVIDYKSVQVRAVVPISGGSVIKNIVFSRNGQYLLTNSNDRTIRIYENLLPLKDGLKTLDDLNETLDGIDGVEKLKAVGSKCLTLFREFQDAITKMHWKAPCFSGDGEWVIGGSASKGEHKIYIWDRAGHLVKILEGPKEALIDLVWHPVHPIVVSVSLTGLVYIWAKDYTENWSAFAPDFKELEENEEYIEREDEFDLIPETEKVKGSDINEDDEVDIVTVEKDSAFSDSDMSQEELCFLPAIPSPDVPDQQDKCIESSSKLVDSNSGSPISEEGTPNGCAIDHASSPLEEDAGATRLKRKRKPSEKGLEFQA; from the exons ATGAACGCCCCAATTATCG ACCCATTACAAGGGGATTTCCCAGAAGTGATAGAGGAGTATTTGGAGCATGGCGTTATGAAATGCATCGCCTTCAACCGCCGCGGTACCCTTCTGGCTG CGGGGTGCTCTGACGGAAATTGCATCATATGGGATTTTGAGACCAGGGGCATTGCCAAGGAGCTTCGTGATAAAGATTGTGTTGCGGCGATAACTAGTGTATGTTGGTCAAAGTATGGCCATTGCATTCTTGTGTCTGCTGCGGACAAGTCGTTGACACTATGGGATGTTGTCAGTGGAGAGAAGATAACGCGAACAGTACTGCAACAAACCCCTTTACAAGCTCGGCTTCATCCTGGTTCGCCTACTCCATCTCTTTGCCTGGCATGCCCTCTCTCTTCTGCTCCCATCATTGTTGACTTGAATACTGGAAGCACAGTTGTTCTTCCAGTTTCCATTCCTGACTCTAACCCAGGGCTTACCCCTCTGTCACGGAACAAAATCTCTGAGGGAACTCCACCTTTCTCTCCTACTGCTGCTTGCTTTAATAAGCATGGTGATCTAGTATATGCGGGGAACTCCAAAGGTGAAATACTTGTAATAGATTATAAAAGTGTTCAAGTGCGTGCCGTGGTTCCCATTTCTGGAGGTTCTGTGATTAAGAACATAGTATTCAGCAGGAATGGACAGTATTTGCTTACAAATTCAAATGATAGAACAATCAGGATCTACGAGAACCTACTGCCTCTGAAAGATGGACTTAAAACCTTGGATGACCTAAATGAGACCCTTGATGGAATTGATGGTGTTGAGAAGTTGAAAGCTGTTGGATCAAAATGCTTAACGCTTTTCCGTGAGTTTCAAGATGCCATCACAAAGATGCATTGGAAAGCACCTTGTTTCAGTGGTGATGGTGAGTGGGTGATTGGTGGTTCTGCAAGCAAAGGAGAACACAAGATTTACATATGGGATAGGGCTGGGCATCTTGTGAAAATTCTTGAAGGGCCAAAGGAAGCCTTGATCGATTTGGTGTGGCATCCTGTTCACCCCATTGTTGTCTCTGTTTCACTGACTGGTTTGGTTTATATCTGGGCTAAAGATTACACTGAGAACTGGAGTGCATTTGCTCCTGATTTCAAAGAGCTTGAGGAAAATGAGGAATACATAGAACGAGAGGATGAGTTTGATCTAATCCCTGAAACTGAGAAG GTAAAAGGATCTGATATTAATGAAGATGATGAAGTTGATATTGTGACAGTGGAGAAGGATTCAGCTTTCAGTGATTCAGATATGTCACAGGAAGAGCTTTGCTTTTTACCTGCAATTCCTTCTCCTGATGTTCCGGACCAACAAGATAAGTGCATAGAGAGTTCATCAAAGTTGGTGGATAGTAATTCTGGCTCCCCTATTTCAGAAGAGGGCACACCAAATGGATGTGCAATTGATCATGCATCAAGTCCACTTGAAG AGGATGCTGGAGCAACACGCTTGAAAAGAAAACGGAAGCCTTCCGAGAAGGGGTTGGAGTTTCAGGCTTAG
- the LOC114825967 gene encoding transcription factor DIVARICATA produces the protein MFQETAPCWSDMAQSAASAPWTRFEDKLFEQALVRFSDDLPDRWERIAEEVPGKTPKEVLEHYEDLVHDVLEIDSGRVNVPSYADECWDSAGQITFGSKVNKHGEPERKKGTPWTPQEHKLFLIGLKKFGKGDWRSISRNVVVTRTPTQVASHAQKYFLRQSSVKKERKRSSIHDITTVESNSVPVPADRNWIPPPADLTHQSPLQQLTPQSHVPDQGGLLRYQDFGYPM, from the exons ATGTTCCAAGAAACGGCGCCGTGTTGGTCGGACATGGCTCAGTCGGCGGCGTCGGCTCCGTGGACTCGGTTTGAAGACAAGTTGTTTGAGCAGGCGCTGGTCAGGTTCTCCGACGACTTGCCCGATCGGTGGGAGAGGATCGCCGAAGAGGTACCGGGCAAGACTCCTAAAGAGGTTTTGGAGCACTACGAGGATTTGGTGCACGATGTGTTGGAGATCGATTCCGGCCGGGTCAATGTGCCGAGTTATGCTGATGAGTGCTGGGACTCGGCCGGTCAGATCACTTTTGGGTCCAAGGTCAATAAGCATGGCGAGCCTGAGAGGAAGAAGGGAACTCCTTGGACTCCACAAGAACACAA GTTATTTCTAATCGGACTAAAAAAGTTTGGTAAGGGCGATTGGAGGAGTATTTCAAGGAATGTGGTTGTGACAAGAACACCAACCCAAGTAGCAAGCCATGCCCAGAAGTATTTCCTTCGCCAAAGCTCAgtgaaaaaggaaaggaaaagatCAAGCATTCACGACATAACCACTGTAGAGAGTAACTCGGTACCAGTGCCTGCTGATCGCAATTGGATTCCTCCACCTGCAGATCTAACTCACCAGTCTCCATTGCAACAGTTGACCCCGCAGAGTCATGTGCCTGATCAGGGGGGTTTGTTGAGGTACCAAGACTTTGGCTATCCGATGTAA
- the LOC114825817 gene encoding MYG1 protein C694.04c-like, whose product MIRLTDKFSNAEIVRTRDPQVLEGLDAVLDVGGVYDPCRDRYDHHQKGFEEVFGHGFKTKLSSAGVVYKAFASEGPFFLRIAEMGFPSV is encoded by the exons ATGATTCGCCTCACCGACAAGTTCTCCAATGCCGAAATCGTCCGCACTCGAGACCCCCAG GTTTTGGAGGGTCTGGATGCTGTGCTTGATGTTGGGGGTGTGTATGATCCTTGTAGGGATCGGTATGATCATCACCAGAAGGGATTTGAGGAGGTTTTCGGACACGGGTTTAAGACCAAGCTGAGTAGTGCTGGTGTGGTTTACAAGGCATTTGCTTCAGAAGGTCCTTTCTTTTTAAGGATTGCAGAAATGGGATTTCCAAGTGTTTAA